The following coding sequences lie in one Saimiri boliviensis isolate mSaiBol1 chromosome 6, mSaiBol1.pri, whole genome shotgun sequence genomic window:
- the LOC120364693 gene encoding small ribosomal subunit protein uS10-like: MAFKDTGKTPVEPEVAIHRILITLTSRNVKSLEKVCADLIRGAKEKNLKVKGPVRMPTKTLRITTRKTPCGEGSKTWDRFQMRIHKRLIDLHSPSEIVKQITSISIEPGVEVEVTIADA; the protein is encoded by the coding sequence ATGGCTTTTAAGGATACCGGAAAAACACCCGTGGAGCCAGAGGTGGCGATTCACCGGATTCTAATCACTCTAACCAGCCGCAACGTGAAGTCGCTGGAGAAGGTGTGTGCTGACTTGATCAGAGGAGCAAAGGAGAAGAATCTGAAAGTGAAAGGACCGGTTCGAATGCCGACGAAGACTTTGAGAATCACTACAAGAAAAACACCTTGTGGTGAAGGTTCTAAAACATGGGATCGTTTCCAGATGAGAATCCACAAGCGACTCATTGACCTCCACAGTCCTTCTGAGATTGTTAAGCAGATTACTTCCATCAGTATTGAGCCAGGAGTTGAGGTGGAAGTCACCATTGCAGATGCTTAA